The proteins below come from a single Canis aureus isolate CA01 chromosome 14, VMU_Caureus_v.1.0, whole genome shotgun sequence genomic window:
- the CABS1 gene encoding calcium-binding and spermatid-specific protein 1, giving the protein MAEDGLPKIYSHPPTERGKTTTEATIFFGADNTIPKSEKNITSEGDHITPVNDYTLESDFSTTDSKLTSPKEKLKSEDNVGSRIIKSSTHVEKEIATLTGTVNSIANDSITENLIPVKIDNISSPGATVSLIDFSTNMAKEDILLDTTDPANKDVSITSEVSGTLKEGTTSIADTPNLPAKKDKPDDNNYSSSVKSNVTANEAVQITNSSIPEAEISTATEKNFTIPDITAFTEEKITEIDLSLPENDPNPVPKLTDSDEENFITVFELTTTVERDKDNPEDILLTNEESMDEVNVWMEKDITNEAENNPILLTAVESRYDFVIPTSVAMNLTEDSSTLTNEDLSENNAIEFVTKDSEPLSETTPDPDTLSHEEDAFTTEMGVFKLLKEEPDEFLI; this is encoded by the coding sequence ATGGCTGAAGATGGTTTGCCAAAAATTTATTCTCATCCTCCAACAGAAAGGGGTAAAACAACAACTGAAGCAACCATTTTCTTTGGGGCTGACAACACCATTccgaaatcagaaaaaaacattaCTTCGGAAGGAGACCACATTACTCCAGTAAATGACTATACCCTGGAAAGTGATTTCTCAACAACAGACAGCAAGCTTACATCtccaaaagaaaaactaaaatcagAAGATAATGTTGGCTCTCGTATTATTAAATCATCAACCCATGTGGAAAAAGAAATTGCTACGCTGACAGGCACAGTAAACTCCATAGCTAATGACTCTATTACTGAAAATTTAATTCCAGTGAAAATTGATAATATCTCATCACCAGGCGCAACTGTTTCTTTAATAGATTTTTCCACTAACATGGCAAAAGAAGATATTCTCTTGGATACCACTGACCCAGCGAATAAAGATGTCTCAATAACTTCTGAAGTCTCTGGCACATTAAAGGAAGGCACCACCAGCATTGCAGACACCCCTAATCTTCCAGCTAAGAAGGATAAGCCTGATGATAACAATTATAGTTCCTCAGTAAAATCCAATGTCACTGCTAATGAGGCAGTCCAGATCACCAACTCGTCTATTCCTGAGGCTGAAATCTCTACTGCTACTGAAAAAAATTTCACTATTCCAGACATAACTGcctttacagaagagaaaataactgaaattgaCTTAAGTCTTCCAGAGAATGACCCCAATCCTGTGCCTAAACTAACAGACTCTGATGAGGAAAACTTCATCACTGTGTTTGAACTCACTACCACTGTAGAAAGAGACAAAGATAACCCTGAAGATATCCTGCTAACCAATGAAGAGTCTATGGATGAAGTCAATGTTTGGATGGAGAAAGATATCACAAATGAAGCAGAGAACAATCCCATTTTGCTCACTGCTGTGGAATCCAGATATGACTTTGTAATCCCTACATCAGTAGCTATGAACCTCACGGAGGATTCATCTACCCTGACAAATGAAGATCTGTCTGAGAATAATGCAATAGAATTTGTAACTAAGGACAGCGAGCCACTTTCAGAAACTACCCCTGATCCAGATACCCTAAGTCATGAGGAAGATGCCTTTACAACTGAAATGGGTGTCTTTAAGTTACTGAAAGAAGAACCAGATGAGTTCCtgatttaa